The proteins below are encoded in one region of Drosophila santomea strain STO CAGO 1482 chromosome 3R, Prin_Dsan_1.1, whole genome shotgun sequence:
- the LOC120451079 gene encoding uncharacterized protein LOC120451079, giving the protein MSYNCPVHDKDSSALTITRSPNSDDAKIAMCACLELANCQAENCQLKQKLIEYQAKICSLEQLVSTIAEEQQQILKEVVELRKETRAAPMDTDGNEVEPSANPSVVYQGDLEDEDGYMPDSESEDDGIRSPVLSTHSSMASLVSLSFSSTSSLEQNTSNDSSDSEFIQAFYSENEENLETALIPVASSPEVSTLLSYTFDSDGEL; this is encoded by the exons ATGTCCTACAATTGCCCGGTTCATGATAAGGACTCCAGTGCCTTAACCAT TACCAGGTCCCCAAACTCGGACGACGCCAAGATCGCCATGTGCGCCTGCTTGGAGTTGGCCAACTGTCAGGCTGAAAACTGCCAGCTGAAGCAGAAACTGATCGAGTACCAGGCCAAGATCTGCAGTCTGGAGCAGCTGGTGTCCACCATTgcggaggagcagcaacagATCCTCAAAGAAGTGGTCGAGTTGCGCAAAGAGACTCGCGCTGCGCCGATGGATACCGATGGAAACGAGGTGGAACCTTCGGCCAACCCATCCGTGGTGTATCAGGGCGATCTCGAGGATGAGGATGGATACATGCCGGATTCTGAATCCGAGGACGACGGTATCCGGTCTCCCGTCCTCTCAACACATTCTTCGATGGCTTCGCTGGTTTCTTTGAGTTTCTCATCCACCAGCTCCTTGGAGCAGAACACATCTAATGATAGCTCAGATTCTGAATTCATTCAAGCTTTTTATAGCGAAAATGAGGAGAATTTGGAAACCGCTCTCATTCCAGTCGCATCTTCTCCGGAAGTTTCGACGCTACTGAGTTACACTTTCGATTCCGATGGCGAACTATAA
- the LOC120451078 gene encoding kinetochore protein Spc25: MAIIMAESSYERRVKALYEKQIRMEALEGKFIKKVYKFNSNLLDVKEAVLRHQRKVGKLQKVVMERREELEKRVSFMEDLAQELEATKLRNSAMKDQIKQRKMLARQRKNEIMERIHTLSKTTGTYVNHEALPARVKGVTVLRGDKRDQLIPFDLNATDAEGLDSLCQHLESLNVDVSQWQQLVSLAMDVAMEARDPTTPPKEAANCKSIIEIDLTSPTSHQA; the protein is encoded by the exons ATGGCAATAATTATGGCTGAATCGAGCTACGAAAGGCGCGTAAAGGCATTGTACGAAAAGCAAATTCGCATGGAAGCACTCGAGGGGAAATTCATCAAAAAGGTCTATAAATTCAACAGCAATTTAT TGGATGTCAAAGAAGCAGTTTTGCGCCACCAGCGGAAAGTGGGAAAGTTGCAAAAAGTTGTCATGGAGCGGCGGGAGGAGTTGGAAAAGCGAGTTTCCTTCATGGAGGATCTTGCTCAAGAACTGGAGGCCACCAAACTTCGAAATTCGGCCATGAAAGATCAGATTAAACAGCGGAAAATGCTGGCTAGACAGCGGAAAAATGAAATCATGGAAAG GATTCACACGCTGTCGAAGACAACAGGAACCTATGTAAATCATGAGGCGCTGCCGGCACGTGTGAAGGGTGTCACTGTACTCCGTGGCGATAAGCGCGACCAGTTGATACCCTTTGATCTGAATGCGACCGATGCGGAAGGACTGGACTCACTTTGTCAGCACCTCGAGAGCCTAAATGTGGACGTGTCGCAGTGGCAACAGCTCGTCTCGCTGGCCATGGATGTGGCTATGGAGGCACGTGATCCCACTACTCCGCCTAAGGAAGCAGCCAATTGCAAGTCCATAATTGAGATCGATCTCACCTCGCCGACCAGTCATCAGGCCTGA
- the LOC120451076 gene encoding probable aminopeptidase NPEPL1 isoform X2 — translation MRLLLGVQAIRNRLARTYSTGRFKKMATDVKFNESLGCSDPQTHPVLIIGQLRHLNLLKFSHLESKLSPRVTEETFLNAVACLHPAPTDKVSLYLDVATVAALPLKASRHNTASRAHAITRLVKNHVLNVSEESVVLVCERENLFASACAVVRAFPLYSRKTGNLLASNQPKQSFGCGDQSDGSTDSVRNVVNVEFVLINKDGGIESEPLTEDELNCLNETTRAIRLTARIVDMPCNEMNVDHFIQAIEDVGKELCITPTIIRGEELRERGFGGIYGVGKAAAVPPALVVLSHEQKGAQETIALVGKGIVYDTGGLSIKAKTGMPGMKRDCGGAAAILGAFYAAVQCGFKDNLHAVFCLAENSVGPNATRPDDIHTLYSGRTVEINNTDAEGRLVLADGVCYANKDLKANIILDMATLTGAQGVATGKYHGAVLTNSETWEAKSLQAGRKSGDLLASIIYCPELHFSEFASAIADMKNSVADRQNAQSSCAGLFIAAHLGFDYPGIWMHVDMATPVHCGERATGYGVALLLTLFGGHTDSKLLQSIAPTDEEPPSKRLCRD, via the exons ATGCGTTTGCTGCTCGGCGTCCAGGCAATACGCAACCGTCTCGCTCGCACCTACAGCACCGGCCGCTTTAAAAAG ATGGCCACGGACGTAAAGTTTAACGAATCGCTAGGCTGCAGTGATCCGCAGACACATCCGGTCCTGATCATCGGCCAGCTGCGCCATCTGAATCTGCTGAAGTTCAGCCATCTAGAGAGCAAACTCAGTCCACGCGTCACCGAGGAGACCTTCCTGAATGCCGTTGCCTGTCTGCATCCGGCGCCCACCGATAAGGTGTCCCTCTACCTCGATGTGGCCACCGTGGCTGCCCTGCCATTGAAGGCCTCCAGGCACAATACCGCATCCCGGGCTCATGCCATCACTCGTCTGGTGAAGAACCATGTGCTGAACGTTTCCGAGGAGAGTGTGGTGCTGGTTTGCGAACGGGAGAATCTATTCGCCAGCGCCTGTGCGGTGGTCCGGGCTTTTCCCCTCTATTCCCGCAAAACGGGCAATCTGCTGGCTTCCAACCAGCCCAAGCAAAGTTTTGGCTGCGGAGATCAAAGCGATGGAAGCACGGATTCAGTACGCAACGTAGTCAATGTTGAGTTTGTGTTAATCAACAAGGATGGCGGCATTGAGAGCGAACCTTTGACAGAAGACGAACTAAATTGCCTGAATGAGACCACCAGAGCAATTCGACTGACTGCTCGCATTGTAGATATGCCCTGCAACGAGATGAACGTGGACCACTTCATTCAGGCAATCGAAGATGTAGGCAAGGAGCTGTGCATCACGCCAACAATAATCCGTGGCGAGGAGCTGCGGGAGCGTGGATTTGGCGGCATCTACGGCGTGGGCAAAGCTGCGGCTGTGCCGCCTGCACTCGTTGTGCTCTCCCACGAACAGAAGGGCGCCCAGGAGACCATCGCTCTGGTCGGCAAGGGCATCGTGTACGACACCGGTGGCCTTAGCATCAAGGCCAAGACCGGCATGCCCGGAATGAAACGCGATTGCGGCGGAGCGGCGGCTATTCTCGGAGCCTTTTACGCGGCTGTCCAATGCGGATTTAAGGATAACTTGCATGCGGTCTTCTGTCTGGCCGAGAACTCCGTGGGTCCAAATGCCACTCG TCCCGATGACATACACACTCTTTACTCTGGCCGCACAGTGGAAATCAACAACACGGATGCCGAGGGCCGCTTGGTGCTCGCCGATGGCGTTTGCTATGCCAACAAGGATCTGAAGGCCAACATCATTCTCGACATGGCTACATTGACTGGAGCTCAG GGCGTTGCAACAGGCAAATACCATGGTGCCGTATTGACAAACTCGGAGACATGGGAGGCAAAGTCGTTGCAGGCCGGACGCAAATCCGGCGATTTATTGGCGTCCATAATTTATTGCCCCGAATTGCATTTCTCGGAATTTGCTTCGGCCATTGCTGATATGAAAAACTCGGTGGCG GATCGTCAGAACGCCCAATCCTCCTGCGCCGGCCTCTTCATTGCCGCTCATCTCGGCTTCGACTATCCCGGCATCTGGATGCACGTCGACATGGCCACGCCCGTTCATTGT GGGGAGCGTGCCACTGGCTACGGCGTTGCCCTGTTGCTGACCCTCTTTGGTGGGCACACTGACTCCAAGCTGCTCCAATCCATCGCCCCCACCGACGAGGAGCCTCCCTCGAAGCGCCTGTGCCGCGATTAA
- the LOC120451075 gene encoding prion-like-(Q/N-rich) domain-bearing protein 25, translating into MSNLQWFLTLGVLSCAVLSPQGDGGVLAVFWPCESAADCTADGTSCDLASGQCECSTFDTVLAENFTQCLATSLIGEKCDDSVQCNLMPTGASCKAGVCDCADGQNYLRGKCRPLNGLGESCETDLDCYFGYDRASVSCQQNVCGCANGYYNRYGNICRRKSMEENDACVVNEDCDALGAGAECVGLVCTYVDEITTTPGDGGEETETTNPGSPEDDSTTAEAITETAGPEQETAFRSRRQLTKAFVHAPPPTHSDAAAQVSFSQLTNGDTEPLISPRSHEIAVQTSIEKYELKEVGRSVRNAATTTTATTATASTSTSSRRNSSRNQSHAHGQRRRLPALFRFDDEDIKTYSTLGSSRDDDDVDEKKYGSSCTDNGKSCSGLPHSICSKNICLCRQGYYARNGKCFAELGEIAESTDECEYEFDEVTKTCNCQKNYFYERDLRNCRKPIQYHLSCTSNSQCSPFGASYCHPEIPRRCTCEEYALYDAIKQLCEYKQGLGAECESNDACPVDNSLCSNRVCVCADSYFEKDEQCLRGIGADCSVEDDCLVENTVCQEKDEEDQSRTCQCRKGYVHFKDQCLKEAEELEDECVDDEQCKPLLASCNSEGKCGCNDEQHEKNGVCEKKRELGESCTKATECYVEKDPENVECRNSVCQCKIGYSANQNQCIRVMPNKKNSSGRPSALKIITFMLIGSAFLITSAAIKQAYY; encoded by the exons ATGTCAAACCTCCAATGGTTTCTAACGCTCGGCGTCCTTTCTTGTGCGGTTCTCAGTCCTCAAG GCGACGGCGGCGTGCTGGCCGTATTTTGGCCATGTGAAAGCGCCGCGGACTGCACAGCTGACGGTACTAGCTGCGATTTGGCCAGCGGCCAGTGCGAGTGCTCCACATTCGATACGGTGCTAGCGGAGAACTTCACCCAATGCCTGGCCACGTCCCTCATTGGTGAAAAGTGCGACGACAGCGTCCAGTGCAATCTTATGCCAACGGGGGCCAGTTGTAAAGCCGGGGTCTGCGATTGCGCCGATGGCCAGAACTATCTGCGTGGCAAGTGTCGCCCACTGAACGGACTCGGCGAGTCCTGCGAAACG GACTTGGACTGCTATTTTGGCTACGATCGTGCGTCTGTGAGTTGTCAGCAAAACGTGTGCGGCTGTGCAAATGGCTATTATAACAGATATGGAAACATCTGCCGTCGCAAATCAATGG AAGAAAACGATGCCTGCGTCGTTAACGAGGACTGTGATGCACTGGGCGCCGGTGCCGAGTGCGTTGGCCTAGTATGCACCTATGTGGACGAGATCACCACGACTCCGGGTGACGGGGGCGAGGAAACGGAGACGACCAATCCGGGCTCCCCAGAGGATGATTCAACCACAGCGGAGGCGATCACCGAAACCGCCGGGCCTGAACAGGAGACGGCCTTCAGGAGCCGAAGGCAGCTAACCAAGGCCTTTGTACACGCCCCCCCGCCCACTCACAGCGATGCCGCCGCCCAGGTGTCCTTCTCCCAGCTCACCAATGGCGACACCGAGCCGCTCATCTCGCCCCGATCCCACGAGATTGCCGTCCAGACGAGCATCGAGAAGTACGAGCTGAAGGAGGTGGGACGCAGTGTGCGCAATGCGGCCACCACTACCACAGCCACCACAGCCACCGCCTCCACGAGCACCAGTAGCAGGCGCAACTCCAGCCGCAACCAGAGCCACGCCCACGGCCAGCGCCGCCGCTTGCCCGCCCTCTTCCGCTTCGATGACGAGGACATCAAGACCTACTCCACGCTGGGCTCCAGCCGCGATGACGACGATGTCGATGAGAAGAAGT ATGGCAGCAGCTGCACGGATAATGGAAAGTCATGCTCGGGTCTGCCGCACTCGATCTgttccaaaaatatttgcctatGTCGCCAGGGCTACTATGCCCGCAATGGCAAATGTTTCGCCG AACTGGGGGAAATCGCGGAGAGCACGGACGAGTGCGAGTACGAGTTCGATGAGGTGACCAAAACCTGCAATTGCCAAAAGAATTATTTCTACGAGCGGGATCTGCGCAACTGCAGAAAAC CCATTCAATACCACTTGTCCTGCACCTCGAACAGCCAATGCAGTCCATTCGGAGCCTCCTATTGCCATCCAGAGATCCCGAGGAGGTGCACCTGCGAGGAGTACGCCCTCTACGATGCCATCAAGCAGCTGTGCGAGTACAAACAGGGCCTGGGAGCCGAGTGCGAGTCCAACGATGCCTGCCCAGTGGATAACTCCCTCTGCTCCAACCGCGTGTGCGTTTGTGCGGATAGCTACTTTGAGAAGGATGAGCAGTGCCTGCGGGGCATCGGTGCCGACTGCTCGGTGGAGGATGACTGCCTAGTTGAGAACACCGTCTGCCAGGAGAAGGACGAGGAGGATCAGTCGCGCACCTGCCAGTGTCGGAAGGGATATGTACACTTCAAGGATCAGTGCCTAAAAGAAG ccgaggagctggaggacgAGTGCGTCGACGATGAGCAGTGCAAGCCACTCCTGGCCAGCTGCAATTCGGAGGGCAAGTGTGGATGCAACGATGAGCAGCACGAGAAGAACGGAGTCTGTGAGAAGAAGCGAG AGCTGGGGGAGTCGTGCACCAAGGCCACAGAGTGCTATGTAGAAAAGGATCCCGAGAACGTGGAGTGCCGCAACTCAGTGTGCCAGTGCAAAATTGGCTACTCGGCCAATCAGAATCAGTGCATTCGTGTGATGCCCAATAAGAAAA ATTCTTCCGGTAGACCCAGTGCTCTCAAAATCATCACCTTCATGCTGATTGGCTCTGCTTTCCTGATCACCAGTGCGGCCATAAAGCAGGCCTACTACTAA
- the LOC120451076 gene encoding probable aminopeptidase NPEPL1 isoform X1, with product MEPYPNGYLSFTVEKHLESRNVPMEDALRQGAECWNALGSREKRQYRSKYQKRCLNKSSTSRHRRKPEKLKRMGSCRRAIVPKCARKPRSPACRPRSSRYSRKCGSMRSTRKCMLKKSPEGMATDVKFNESLGCSDPQTHPVLIIGQLRHLNLLKFSHLESKLSPRVTEETFLNAVACLHPAPTDKVSLYLDVATVAALPLKASRHNTASRAHAITRLVKNHVLNVSEESVVLVCERENLFASACAVVRAFPLYSRKTGNLLASNQPKQSFGCGDQSDGSTDSVRNVVNVEFVLINKDGGIESEPLTEDELNCLNETTRAIRLTARIVDMPCNEMNVDHFIQAIEDVGKELCITPTIIRGEELRERGFGGIYGVGKAAAVPPALVVLSHEQKGAQETIALVGKGIVYDTGGLSIKAKTGMPGMKRDCGGAAAILGAFYAAVQCGFKDNLHAVFCLAENSVGPNATRPDDIHTLYSGRTVEINNTDAEGRLVLADGVCYANKDLKANIILDMATLTGAQGVATGKYHGAVLTNSETWEAKSLQAGRKSGDLLASIIYCPELHFSEFASAIADMKNSVADRQNAQSSCAGLFIAAHLGFDYPGIWMHVDMATPVHCGERATGYGVALLLTLFGGHTDSKLLQSIAPTDEEPPSKRLCRD from the exons ATGGAACCCTATCCAAACGGCTATTTAAGTTTCACGGTTGAAAAGCATCTTGAATCTCGGAACGTCCCAATGGAGGACGCACTGCGTCAGGGAGCGGAGTGCTGGAATGCGTTAGGTTCGCGAGAAAAACGCCAGTACCGATCGAAA TACCAGAAACGATGCCTCAACAAAAGCTCCACTTCGCGTCATCGACGCAAGCCGGAGAAACTCAAACGTATGGGCAGCTGCCGCAGGGCCATAGTTCCCAAATGTGCCCGGAAGCCCAGATCGCCGGCCTGCCGGCCAAGGAGCTCCAGGTATTCCCGGAAGTGCGGCTCCATGCGTTCGACTCGTAAATGCATGCTGAAGAAGTCACCAGAAGGG ATGGCCACGGACGTAAAGTTTAACGAATCGCTAGGCTGCAGTGATCCGCAGACACATCCGGTCCTGATCATCGGCCAGCTGCGCCATCTGAATCTGCTGAAGTTCAGCCATCTAGAGAGCAAACTCAGTCCACGCGTCACCGAGGAGACCTTCCTGAATGCCGTTGCCTGTCTGCATCCGGCGCCCACCGATAAGGTGTCCCTCTACCTCGATGTGGCCACCGTGGCTGCCCTGCCATTGAAGGCCTCCAGGCACAATACCGCATCCCGGGCTCATGCCATCACTCGTCTGGTGAAGAACCATGTGCTGAACGTTTCCGAGGAGAGTGTGGTGCTGGTTTGCGAACGGGAGAATCTATTCGCCAGCGCCTGTGCGGTGGTCCGGGCTTTTCCCCTCTATTCCCGCAAAACGGGCAATCTGCTGGCTTCCAACCAGCCCAAGCAAAGTTTTGGCTGCGGAGATCAAAGCGATGGAAGCACGGATTCAGTACGCAACGTAGTCAATGTTGAGTTTGTGTTAATCAACAAGGATGGCGGCATTGAGAGCGAACCTTTGACAGAAGACGAACTAAATTGCCTGAATGAGACCACCAGAGCAATTCGACTGACTGCTCGCATTGTAGATATGCCCTGCAACGAGATGAACGTGGACCACTTCATTCAGGCAATCGAAGATGTAGGCAAGGAGCTGTGCATCACGCCAACAATAATCCGTGGCGAGGAGCTGCGGGAGCGTGGATTTGGCGGCATCTACGGCGTGGGCAAAGCTGCGGCTGTGCCGCCTGCACTCGTTGTGCTCTCCCACGAACAGAAGGGCGCCCAGGAGACCATCGCTCTGGTCGGCAAGGGCATCGTGTACGACACCGGTGGCCTTAGCATCAAGGCCAAGACCGGCATGCCCGGAATGAAACGCGATTGCGGCGGAGCGGCGGCTATTCTCGGAGCCTTTTACGCGGCTGTCCAATGCGGATTTAAGGATAACTTGCATGCGGTCTTCTGTCTGGCCGAGAACTCCGTGGGTCCAAATGCCACTCG TCCCGATGACATACACACTCTTTACTCTGGCCGCACAGTGGAAATCAACAACACGGATGCCGAGGGCCGCTTGGTGCTCGCCGATGGCGTTTGCTATGCCAACAAGGATCTGAAGGCCAACATCATTCTCGACATGGCTACATTGACTGGAGCTCAG GGCGTTGCAACAGGCAAATACCATGGTGCCGTATTGACAAACTCGGAGACATGGGAGGCAAAGTCGTTGCAGGCCGGACGCAAATCCGGCGATTTATTGGCGTCCATAATTTATTGCCCCGAATTGCATTTCTCGGAATTTGCTTCGGCCATTGCTGATATGAAAAACTCGGTGGCG GATCGTCAGAACGCCCAATCCTCCTGCGCCGGCCTCTTCATTGCCGCTCATCTCGGCTTCGACTATCCCGGCATCTGGATGCACGTCGACATGGCCACGCCCGTTCATTGT GGGGAGCGTGCCACTGGCTACGGCGTTGCCCTGTTGCTGACCCTCTTTGGTGGGCACACTGACTCCAAGCTGCTCCAATCCATCGCCCCCACCGACGAGGAGCCTCCCTCGAAGCGCCTGTGCCGCGATTAA
- the LOC120451077 gene encoding probable cytochrome P450 304a1 encodes MMITEILLAICTAVSLFLSYRYAVGRPCGFPPGPPRIPMFGSYLFMLILNFKYLHKAALTLSRWYKSDIIGLYVGPYPVAVVHSADGVRQILNNQVFDGRPKLFAAAMRDPGQDVRGIFFQDGPLWKEQRRFILRYLRDFGFGRRFDQLELVIQEQLNDMLDLIRNGPKYPHEHEMVKPGGYRVLLPLLFNPFSANSHFHIVYNECLSREEMDRLVKLCQMGMQFQRNADDYGRLLSIMPWIRHIWPEWSGYNKLNEANLFVRQFFADFVDKYMDSYEEGVERNFMDVYIAEMRRGPGYGFNRDQLIMGLVDFSFPAFTAIGVQLSLLVQYLMLFPAVLRRMQSEIDEVVGCGRLPTLEDRQNLPFTEATVREGLRIETLVPSDVPHKALEDTELLGYRIPKDTIVVPSLYAFHSDARVWSDPEQFRPERFLDAEGKLSLKLDVSLPFGAGKRLCAGETFARNMLFLMTATMCQHFNFVLGPDDRLPDLSQNLNGLIISPPDFWVLLQDRH; translated from the exons ATGATGATCACGGAAATTCTCCTGGCGATCTGCACCGCGGTGTCCCTCTTCCTTTCGTATCGATATGCAGTGGGTCGACCCTGCGGCTTTCCACCCG GTCCTCCAAGGATTCCGATGTTCGGCAGCTACCTCTTCATGCTGATCCTCAACTTCAAGTACCTGCACAAGGCGGCTCTGACCCTCAGTCGGTGGTATAAGTCGGATATCATCGGACTTTATGTGGGTCCCTACCCCGTGGCCGTTGTCCACAGCGCGGATGGCGTGCGCCAGATCCTCAACAACCAGGTGTTCGATGGTCGGCCCAAGCTCTTTGCGGCCGCCATGCGCGATCCCGGCCAAGATGTGCGAG GCATCTTTTTCCAGGATGGCCCCTTGTGGAAGGAGCAGCGTCGCTTCATCCTGCGTTACTTGAGGGACTTTGGCTTCGGACGGCGATTCGACCAACTGGAGCTGGTCATCCAGGAACAGTTGAACGACATGCTGGATCTGATTCGCAACGGTCCGAAGTATCCGCATGAGCACGAGATGGTGAAACCGGGAGGATACCGCGTGCTCCTCCCGCTCCTCTTCAATCCCTTCTCGGCCAACTCTCACTTTCACATTGTGTACAATGAGTGCCTGAGTCGCGAGGAAATGGACCGCTTGGTGAAGCTCTGCCAGATGGGCATGCAGTTCCAGCGGAATGCGGACGACTACGGCAGGCTGCTGAGCATTATGCCCTGGATCCGGCACATTTGGCCCGAATGGAGTGGCTACAACAAGCTGAATGAGGCCAACCTGTTTGTGCGCCAGTTCTTCGCCGACTTCGTGGATAAGTATATGGACAGCTACGAAGAGGGTGTGGAGCGCAACTTCATGGATGTCTACATAGCTGAGATGCGTCGAGGTCCGGGCTACGGTTTCAACCGGGATCAGTTGATCATGGGCCTGGTCGACTTCTCCTTTCCGGCCTTCACTGCCATCGGAGTGCAGCTATCGCTCCTCGTCCAGTATCTCATGCTATTCCCGGCAGTACTCCGGCGAATGCAGAGCGAGATCGACGAGGTGGTGGGATGCGGACGTCTGCCCACCCTGGAGGATCGCCAGAACCTGCCCTTCACGGAGGCCACTGTTCGCGAGGGTCTGCGCATCGAAACGCTGGTTCCCTCGGATGTGCCGCACAAGGCACTGGAGGACACCGAATTGCTGGGCTACCGGATACCCAAG GACACCATTGTCGTGCCCAGCCTGTATGCCTTTCACTCGGACGCCCGTGTTTGGTCGGATCCGGAGCAGTTCCGGCCGGAGAGGTTCCTGGACGCGGAGGGCAAGCTCAGCCTGAAGCTGGATGTCTCGCTGCCCTTTGGAGCGGGAAAGCGGCTCTGTGCCGGCGAGACATTTGCGCGCAACATGCTCTTCCTAATGACGGCGACTATGTGCCAGCACTTTAACTTCGTCCTGGGCCCCGATGATCGGCTGCCCGATCTCTCCCAGAACCTCAACGGACTGATTATTTCGCCACCCGATTTCTGGGTGCTACTGCAGGATCGACATTGA